The sequence below is a genomic window from Clostridium sp. BJN0001.
TAAGTCATTAGCTTCTCCCTGAATAACCGAATTATGTAGAATTTCTATATGTCTTTTGACGAGTGTAGATGAATAATCAACTCCTACATAAAATCCACATTTTAAATATTGAGCAATGCCACCTGCACCACAGGCAACTTCAAGAACTCTATCAGTTGGTTTTATATCAATTTCTTTTGTTATTTTTTCGCATATCTCACTAACATCTGCACATGTATCTTCATATCCATCAAGCTCTGTTAGATCATTTGTGTTACCTCTTCCTTTTCGTTCCCATACTTCTTTCCAATACGACATATCTTCCATATCATAAGCCTCCTAAAAACAATTCGTTCAATATTTGAACTAAGTACATATTACTATTGTTCAGCGTTCAGTTCAATTTGTTCATTAAAGGATATAAAATTTGAGTTTTATTAAATAAAAAATTGAAAACAATACTTATATGACTTATAATAATAAGTATGTAATACGTAAAGGTATATTATGTAAAAAAAATTAAAAGAGGGTATGAATTCCGTGCATTTTGGTGGGTATATACTAGACATATTTAATATAGTTATATTTGTAATTACAACAGATTATTGTTTGGAAAAGAAATTTAATACAAATAGACTAAGAATAATATCTATAATTCTATTTTTGTCTCTTTTTAGTGTAATGAATAGATTCTTTATAACTAATACATATATAAGTGTATTTATTTTGCATTTTATATACATATCTATTTTGATATTCATGCAAAAA
It includes:
- a CDS encoding class I SAM-dependent methyltransferase gives rise to the protein MEDMSYWKEVWERKGRGNTNDLTELDGYEDTCADVSEICEKITKEIDIKPTDRVLEVACGAGGIAQYLKCGFYVGVDYSSTLVKRHIEILHNSVIQGEANDLIFKDNSFDKVFCFGAFHYFPNMDYAKQAIAEMKRIAKDAIFIGDLPITSHRDTHLLYKKEDFKEYNITPGFYNPCRFNVSLKLNKR